In the genome of Danio rerio strain Tuebingen ecotype United States chromosome 23, GRCz12tu, whole genome shotgun sequence, one region contains:
- the ebp gene encoding 3-beta-hydroxysteroid-Delta(8),Delta(7)-isomerase has product MPMEAEAVNHPYWPRNLSIPNYVANDRSMSEILVFLFSVSGILLFATWSLTGCKVSGSRLSAARRLALCWFTVCGFIHGVIEGWFSLYYAIIPEDQSFLSQLWKEYSKGDSRYAIADNFTVSMETVTAYMWGPFSVWTVLAFLYNRPYRFVLQLIVSLGQLYGAVLYFFTEHRDGYIHSEYGHPIYFWFYFVFMNVLWIVIPFILIVDSWLQLSSCQSMFDKSTLKEKSKRS; this is encoded by the exons ATGCCAATGGAGGCAGAAGCTGTAAATCATCCGTATTGGCCACGCAACCTGTCCATTCCCAACTATGTGGCCAATGACCGCTCGATGTCAGAGATCCTCGTGTTTCTCTTCTCTGTGTCCGGGATTCTGCTGTTTGCCACCTGGTCCCTGACTGGCTGTAAGGTGTCTGGAAGCAGGCTCAGTGCAGCAAGAAGGTTAGCTCTGTGCTGGTTCACTGTGTGCGGCTTCATCCATGGGGTCATTGAGGGATGGTTCTCCTTATACTACGCTATCATTCCTGAAGACCAGAGTTTCCTTTCTCAGCTGT ggaaAGAATATTCCAAAGGAGACAGCAGATATGCGAT AGCGGATAATTTCACCGTCAGCATGGAGACAGTAACCGCATACATGTGGGGTCCCTTCAGCGTATGGACTGTTCTGGCCTTTCTGTATAATCGCCCCTACAGATTTGTGCTGCAGCTCATCGTATCATTGG GTCAGCTGTACGGTGCAGTCCTCTACTTCTTCACTGAGCACAGAGATGGATATATTCACAGCGAATATGGTCATCCCATCTACTTCTGGTTCTACTTTGTGTTCATGAACGTTTTGTGGATCGTCATCCCTTTCATTCTTATCGTGGACTCATGGCTTCAGCTGTCTTCCTGTCAGTCCATGTTTGATAAATCGACACTGAAAGAGAAGTCTAAAAGAAGCTAG